In a genomic window of Magnolia sinica isolate HGM2019 chromosome 14, MsV1, whole genome shotgun sequence:
- the LOC131225722 gene encoding UDP-glucuronic acid decarboxylase 5, producing MEGDHTGPINIGNPGEFTMMELAKTVQELINPSVPIKVVDNTPDDPRQRKPDITKAKELLGWEPTVTLREGLPLMEHNFRVRLGVQKKCQT from the exons ATGGAAGGAGATCATACTGGACCAATTAACATTGGAAACCCAG GTGAATTCACAATGATGGAACTTGCCAAAACTGTGCAGGAG TTAATTAATCCCTCCGTGCCAATCAAAGTCGTGGATAACACTCCAGACGATCCGCGGCAGAGGAAGCCCGACATCACGAAAGCCAAGGAATTGCTAGGTTGGGAGCCCACGGTCACATTGCGAGAGGGCCTTCCGCTGATGGAACATAACTTCAGGGTGCGGCTCGGTGTTCAGAAGAAGTGCCAAACATAG